Proteins from a genomic interval of Rosa chinensis cultivar Old Blush chromosome 2, RchiOBHm-V2, whole genome shotgun sequence:
- the LOC112187875 gene encoding FIP1[V]-like protein, with translation MEDDDEFGDLYTDVLQSFQSSSQPSSSAPAPPQSFHRPIDLNLKTEDADDEILAPAPPPRSHESNPNSQTLAPDSTRAADSGGGARVLEAKDVKLQSKDSDLTEKEVNFDIEEEGNNGISGLGLDAVIPGLSAAAPVNNTAANVENNPEGSRRDGGGGGGGGDDWDSDDSEDDLQIVLNDNNPMGMERGNGEEDDDDGLVIVADSEHNAPAEEQEWEEGQQGAAEGERKEMGEAGKGGGGGPVVAPKIGYSNHGYHPFHSQFKYVRPGAVPMPGPTTSGPGGVPGQVRPLVNMGPTPGRGRGDWRPTGLKNGTPLQKNFHSGFGTPGWGNNMGGRGFGGGLEFTLPSHKTIFDVDIDGFEEKPWKYPGVDTSDYFNFGLNEDSWRDYCKQLEQLRLESTMQSKIRVYESGRTEQEYDPDLPPELAAATGMHDFPAENSNPGKSEGGQSDFAKGSARLRPPIPTGRAIQVESGYGERFPSSENRPQRMRDSDAVIEIVLQDSLDDDSSAGNGIPDGSENDPSKEGGSAIGEGDLPQDDKAYFNGFPQAHNNRKRDPLERKKPFNDNVPEDDESLPFRPEGPVQHAGSGDQTPSSAGGSFGENRGTQRRAHDRSPRLTPSRNTRDKKFPDGQKEGSVESVDGRRSPLISSPASHGAARESSVEHRGGDQDETLLGDESSGMEKEEMAANVNDDVHDGVPNYQKLSSRVDPSVDEELDDGEDSKAARSSDNSKARSGSSRDYQKWRDGVEEEVIQGRSAHSGGIKSHLDEKEQGFQRKGRDGRQELDRSHMLVKGREGSYPYRDWDPSSAHHLQLKNDGLNRRKERENLDGAWQRRDDDPYSRRIRTEEPRKRERGDEMGSRHRSKVRESERSDKDEYMQSRKQLDNGSYRVFYDKDVGSRPREREDSLKGRYEHIDDYHGKRRKDEEYMRRDQIDKEELLQGHRDTTTRRKRERDEVLDQRKRDDQQKVRDNPDDHHSVRHKDESWLPRERGDRQREREEWHRLKQSHEENIPKRERDDGRVSVRGGRATEDKAWVGHARAKDENKGSDKEYQYKETVRHSEQSKRRDRVEEESSHHRGREDAHARGNQMNIDERRSGKERSSTRSERGDSQKVQDRKHKENSRRNKETEIADINTSVTSKRHQEDQSGRSKEMGLKGTREQGPGHSSKRHREDASSDDEQQDLKKGRSKLERWTSHKERDFSINSKVSSTLKFKELDRGSSDASKLPDDSKPVEAVDNHHPLAEENAGDQDFKDADTKPLDTDTALEGRHLDTVEKLKKRSERFKHPLPSEKEPSTIKKTETEVLPTPNSDPPVVESEIKPERPARKRRWISN, from the exons ATGGAAGACGACGATGAATTCGGAGATCTCTACACCGACGTTCTCCAATCCTTCCAGTCATCATCCCAGCCGTCCTCCTCAGCTCCGGCGCCGCCGCAATCGTTCCACCGTCCGATCGATCTCAACCTCAAGACCGAAGACGCCGACGACGAGATCCTAGCCCCAGCTCCTCCTCCTCGCTCCCACGAGTCCAATCCCAATTCGCAAACCCTAGCTCCCGATTCGACCAGAGCCGCCGATTCGGGCGGCGGTGCTAGGGTTTTGGAGGCGAAAGACGTCAAATTGCAGAGTAAAGATTCGGATTTGACGGAAAAGGAGGTGAATTTCGATATCGAGGAGGAGGGGAACAATGGAATTTCCGGTCTGGGATTGGACGCCGTGATTCCGGGGCTTTCGGCCGCCGCGCCGGTGAACAACACGGCGGCGAATGTGGAGAACAACCCGGAAGGTTCGAGAAGGGACGGCggcggaggcggaggcggaggcgATGATTGGGACAGTGATGATAGCGAGGATGATTTGCAGATTGTGTTGAATGATAACAACCCAATGGGGATGGAGAGAGGCAATGGCGAAGAGGATGACGACGACGGGTTGGTTATTGTGGCGGACAGTGAGCACAACGCGCCGGCGGAGGAGCAAGAGTGGGAAGAGGGGCAGCAGGGGGCGGCGGAGGGGGAGAGGAAGGAGATGGGGGAGGCAGGGAAAGGCGGAGGCGGCGGTCCGGTGGTGGCTCCGAAAATTGGGTATAGCAATCATGGGTATCATCCATTTCATTCCCAGTTTAAG TATGTGAGACCTGGTGCTGTGCCAATGCCTGGACCAACAACTTCTGGTCCTGGAGGAGTCCCGGGTCAAGTTCGTCCACTTGTAAACATGGGTCCAACACCTGGTCGAGGTAGAGGTGACTGGAGACCAACTGGATTAAAAAATGGTACTCCGCTGCAGAAAAATTTTCATTCGGGCTTTGGTACACCTGGTTGGGGAAACAATATGGGTGGTCGCGGTTTCGGGGGTGGACTTGAATTCACACTTCCTTCTCATAA GACCATATTTGATGTCGACATTGACGGTTTTGAGGAAAAACCTTGGAAATATCCTGGTGTTGATACTTCAGACTATTTCAACTTTGGATTGAATGAAGATAGCTGGAGAGATTATTGCAAACAGCTG GAACAGCTCCGCTTGGAGTCCACCATGCAAAGCAAAATCCGTGTTTATGAAAGTGGACGAACAGAACAG GAGTATGATCCAGATCTGCCTCCAGAATTGGCAGCAGCAACTGGTATGCATGACTTTCCTGCTGAAAATTCCAACCCTGGGAAGTCAGAGGGTGGGCAAAGTGATTTTGCAAAAGGATCTGCTCGCCTGCGTCCACCTATT CCAACTGGAAGAGCAATACAGGTGGAAAGTGGCTATGGTGAACGTTTCCCCTCAAGTGAAAACCGGCCACAGCGAATGCGTGACTCAGATGCTGTCATTGAA ATTGTCTTGCAGGACTCTTTAGATGATGATTCTTCTGCAGGAAATGGTATCCCAGACGGAAGTGAAAACGATCCTTCAAAGGAGGGTGGAAGTGCTATTGGTGAGGGAGACCTTCCACAGGATGACAAGGCCTACTTCAATGGTTTTCCACAGGCTCACAATAATCGAAAGAGGGATCCACTTGAAAGAAAAAAGCCATTCAATGATAACGTGCCAGAAGATGATGAAAGCTTGCCCTTCCGTCCAGAAGGGCCAGTCCAACATGCTGGTTCTGGGGACCAGACTCCTAGTTCTGCTGGTGGTAGTTTTGGAGAAAATAGGGGGACACAGAGAAGAGCACATGACAGATCTCCTCGTTTGACTCCTAGCCGGAATACAAGAGACAAGAAATTTCCTGACGGTCAAAAGGAAGGATCAGTGGAAAGCGTGGATGGTAGACGTAGTCCGTTGATCTCATCTCCCGCCTCACATGGGGCTGCCCGCGAGTCAAGTGTCGAGCATAGAGGCGGTGACCAAGATGAGACTCTACTGGGTGATGAAAGCTCTGGAATGGAAAAGGAGGAAATGGCTGCGAATGTAAATGATGATGTCCATGATGGAGTTCCAAACTATCAAAAGTTGAGTTCACGAGTTGACCCGTCtgttgatgaagaacttgatgATGGCGAAGACTCCAAGGCTGCAAGAAGTAGTGACAACAGCAAAGCAAGATCAGGAAGCAGTAGAGATTATCAGAAGTGGAGGGATGGGGTTGAGGAGGAAGTCATTCAAGGACGTTCAGCTCACTCAGGAGGCATTAAGAGTCACCTTGATGAAAAGGAACAGGGATTCCAAAGAAAAGGCCGTGATGGTAGACAGGAACTGGATAGAAGTCACATGTTAGTCAAAGGGAGGGAGGGTTCTTATCCGTACAGGGATTGGGATCCTAGCTCTGCTCATCATTTGCAATTGAAAAATGATGGGCTTAATAGGCGAAAAGAGAGGGAAAATCTTGACGGAGCATGGCAAAGGAGGGATGATGATCCTTATAGCAGAAGGATTAGAACTGAAGAACCAAGGAAGAGGGAACGTGGTGATGAAATGGGATCCAGGCACAGGAGTAAGGTTCGTGAAAGCGAGAGGAGTGACAAAGATGAATATATGCAGTCAAGAAAGCAGTTAGATAATGGCAGCTATAGGGTCTTTTATGATAAGGATGTTGGATCACGACCCAGGGAAAGAGAAGATAGTTTGAAGGGCAGGTATGAACATATAGATGATTACCATGGCAAGAGAAGGAAAGATGAGGAATACATGAGGAGGGACCAAATAGATAAAGAAGAACTTCTGCAGGGCCACAGAGATACTACCACTCGCCGAAAGCGGGAAAGGGATGAAGTTTTAGATCAGCGTAAAAGAGATGACCAGCAGAAAGTCAGGGATAATCCTGATGACCACCACTCTGTCAGGCACAAAGATGAAAGCTGGTTGCCGAGGGAGAGAGGTGACAGACAAAGAGAAAGGGAGGAGTGGCATAGGCTTAAGCAATCCCATGAAGAAAATATACCCAAGAGGGAAAGAGATGATGGACGAGTTTCTGTAAGGGGTGGGCGTGCTACAGAAGACAAAGCATGGGTAGGCCATGCTAGGGCAAAGGATGAGAACAAAGGCTCTGATAAGGAGTACCAATATAAAGAGACTGTGCGACACAGTGAGCAGTCTAAAAGAAGGGATAGGGTTGAGGAGGAAAGTTCACATCATAGGGGGCGTGAGGATGCTCATGCACGGGGAAATCAAATGAATATTGATGAGAGGAGATCTGGCAAGGAGAGATCAAGTACTCGCAGTGAACGTGGTGATAGCCAAAAAGTCCAAGatagaaaacataaagagaATTCAAGAAGGAATAAAGAAACAGAAATTGCTGATATCAACACTTCAGTCACTTCCAAGAGACATCAAGAAGACCAAAGTGGTCGTAGCAAGGAGATG GGCTTGAAAGGCACCCGTGAGCAAGGACCTGGTCACTCTTCTAAAAGGCACAGGGAAGATGCTTCCTCTGATGATGAGCAGCAGGATTTAAAAAAGGGGCGCTCCAAATTGGAACGATGGACAAGTCATAAGGAGAGGGATTTCAGTATCAACAGTAAGGTATCCTCTACCTTAAAGTTCAAAGAGCTTGATAGGGGATCCTCAGATGCCAGTAAACTTCCAGATGATTCCAAGCCAGTTGAGGCTGTTGATAACCATCACCCGTTGGCTGAGGAGAATGCTGGTGATCAGGATTTTAAGGATGCTGACACAAAACCATTAGATACAGACACGGCATTGGAGGGTCGTCACCTGGACacagttgagaagttgaagaaaCGAAGTGAGCGCTTCAAGCATCCATTGCCAAGTGAAAAAGAACCCTCAACAATTAAAAAGACTGAGACTGAAGTGCTGCCAACCCCTAATAGTGACCCTCCTGTGGTGGAATCTGAGATTAAACCAGAACGGCCAGCTCGGAAAAGAAGATGGATCAGCAACTAA
- the LOC112187876 gene encoding uncharacterized protein LOC112187876 isoform X2, translating into MEKKRLWVPTVVAQVCLCFGLYLAFQLGQPQNSVNLHRRSESRDLYFISVRGGFRPLKQQTHLLKQMEKVAKKYKAKFVVDISDLGKDDPLMQNGTLHFSSLKVPWYTTTVSGRYGGGYFQKQIRLPSKKTLDLIGVDTGSLEGKVLISGSSSEFGLNQLHWLTRTLEETSSDWCIVVGFHPLAKCEDSEEGMEANQVFESLHHSFMKYEVNAYISGRGCTSDVQQGTLSYIGNPGSTNALASVNETSIFSR; encoded by the exons atggagaagaaacgTTTGTGGGTTCCCACCGTTGTGGCACAAGTGTGTCTCTGCTTTGGTCTCTACCTTGCTTTTCAACTGGGTCAGCCTCAGAACTCTGTGAACCTCCATAGAAGAAGTGAAAGCAGAGATCTTTACTTCATCAGCGTCAGAGGAGGCTTCAGACCTCTCAAGCAACAGACCCATCTTCTCAAACAG ATGGAGAAGGTGGCAAAGAAGTACAAGGCAAAGTTTGTAGTGGACATCAGTGATCTTGGGAAAGATGATCCGCTCATGCAGAAT gGTACCCTGCATTTCTCATCATTAAAGGTTCCCTGGTATACTACTACAGTTTCAGGCAGATATGGAGGGGGTTACTTCCAGAAGCAGATAAGACTACCATCCAAGAAAACCTTAGACCTCATTGGTGTGGATACTGGGTCATTAGAG GGGAAGGTTTTAATCTCGGGATCATCAAGTGAGTTTGGACTCAATCAGTTACATTGGCTGACAAGGACACTAGAGGAAACCAGTAGTGACTG GTGCATAGTTGTTGGATTCCACCCATTGGCTAAATGTGAAGATAGTGAAGAGGGAATGGAAGCAAACCAAGTCTTTGAGTCTCTACATCATAGTTTTATGAAATATGAAGTG AATGCATATATAAGTGGGCGGGGTTGCACTAGCGATGTCCAACAAGGTACTCTGAGCTACATTGGGAACCCGGGCTCAACAAATGCACTAGCTTCTGTAAATGAGACATCAATATTTAGTAG GTAA
- the LOC112187876 gene encoding uncharacterized protein LOC112187876 isoform X1, whose translation MEKKRLWVPTVVAQVCLCFGLYLAFQLGQPQNSVNLHRRSESRDLYFISVRGGFRPLKQQTHLLKQMEKVAKKYKAKFVVDISDLGKDDPLMQNGTLHFSSLKVPWYTTTVSGRYGGGYFQKQIRLPSKKTLDLIGVDTGSLEGKVLISGSSSEFGLNQLHWLTRTLEETSSDWCIVVGFHPLAKCEDSEEGMEANQVFESLHHSFMKYEVNAYISGRGCTSDVQQGTLSYIGNPGSTNALASVNETSIFSRELEVKFLLHRVSSLEIVTYFVSLNGEVVHKSVLHQKGKAVM comes from the exons atggagaagaaacgTTTGTGGGTTCCCACCGTTGTGGCACAAGTGTGTCTCTGCTTTGGTCTCTACCTTGCTTTTCAACTGGGTCAGCCTCAGAACTCTGTGAACCTCCATAGAAGAAGTGAAAGCAGAGATCTTTACTTCATCAGCGTCAGAGGAGGCTTCAGACCTCTCAAGCAACAGACCCATCTTCTCAAACAG ATGGAGAAGGTGGCAAAGAAGTACAAGGCAAAGTTTGTAGTGGACATCAGTGATCTTGGGAAAGATGATCCGCTCATGCAGAAT gGTACCCTGCATTTCTCATCATTAAAGGTTCCCTGGTATACTACTACAGTTTCAGGCAGATATGGAGGGGGTTACTTCCAGAAGCAGATAAGACTACCATCCAAGAAAACCTTAGACCTCATTGGTGTGGATACTGGGTCATTAGAG GGGAAGGTTTTAATCTCGGGATCATCAAGTGAGTTTGGACTCAATCAGTTACATTGGCTGACAAGGACACTAGAGGAAACCAGTAGTGACTG GTGCATAGTTGTTGGATTCCACCCATTGGCTAAATGTGAAGATAGTGAAGAGGGAATGGAAGCAAACCAAGTCTTTGAGTCTCTACATCATAGTTTTATGAAATATGAAGTG AATGCATATATAAGTGGGCGGGGTTGCACTAGCGATGTCCAACAAGGTACTCTGAGCTACATTGGGAACCCGGGCTCAACAAATGCACTAGCTTCTGTAAATGAGACATCAATATTTAGTAG AGAACTGGAGGTCAAGTTTCTTCTTCACAGAGTCAGCTCACTAGAAATT GTAACCTACTTTGTTAGCTTGAATGGGGAAGTAGTGCATAAATCTGTACTCCATCAGAAGGGTAAAGCAGTCATGTAA
- the LOC112185173 gene encoding ABC transporter I family member 1, with product MSLRKPPLPRLLLNNVSCMRNAQQILRHVNATVHDGGALVLMGTNGSGKTTFLRMLAGFSKPSAGQVLWNGHDITDSGVFHQYKLQLNWLSLKDAVKEKFTVLDNVQWFEVLEGKMGNSLPALELMGLGRLAKEKARMLSMGQRKRLQLARLLAIDRPIWLLDEPSVALDTDGVKLLEYIIAEHRKKGGIVIVATHLPIEIEDATYLRLPARFPRRMTLVDMLDRSDF from the coding sequence ATGTCTCTCCGAAAGCCCCCGCTCCCTCGTCTCCTCCTCAACAATGTCTCTTGCATGAGGAATGCCCAGCAGATCTTGCGACATGTAAATGCCACAGTTCACGACGGTGGAGCACTTGTGCTGATGGGCACTAATGGCTCGGGCAAGACTACCTTCCTGCGCATGTTAGCCGGCTTTTCTAAGCCTTCTGCTGGCCAGGTCCTCTGGAATGGTCATGACATCACAGATTCAGGAGTTTTCCACCAGTACAAGCTCCAACTCAACTGGCTCTCCCTCAAAGACGCGGTCAAAGAGAAGTTCACAGTCCTTGACAATGTCCAGTGGTTTGAAGTCCTTGAAGGGAAGATGGGGAATTCCCTGCCTGCTTTAGAGCTGATGGGCCTCGGCAGATTGGCTAAGGAGAAGGCGAGAATGCTGTCAATGGGGCAGCGGAAAAGACTACAGCTCGCTAGGTTGCTGGCAATCGACAGACCTATTTGGTTGCTCGACGAGCCCTCAGTTGCATTGGATACTGACGGGGTGAAGCTGCTCGAGTACATCATTGCAGAGCATAGAAAGAAAGGGGGCATTGTCATTGTGGCAACACATCTGCCTATCGAGATTGAAGACGCGACATACCTGAGGCTGCCAGCTAGGTTCCCAAGGAGAATGACCTTGGTGGATATGCTTGATCGCTCAGACTTTTGA
- the LOC112188533 gene encoding glycerophosphodiester phosphodiesterase GDPDL7, with protein sequence MLESSGKSGEMMRCLLLISLLIHSALAQDVGPEEPPPLGQKGGPDEPPQGKKWLTLNGREPLIVARGGLSGLFPESSNYANSMAKSLSLIGTALYCNLQLTKDSVGICLSNILLDNTTTISTVHPNGDKTYNVNGKEVHGWFALDFTADQLSKLTLTQNIFSRPDQFDDALPISTIEDVLNSKPDQFWLHVPYDTFYNEHKISPAAFVQRQMKVADINFLSSPEIGFLKTIGGKVDKLKTKLIFEFLGPDEIEPTTKQKYGELLKNLGMIKSLAAGILVPKEFIYPVTPNNYLDAPTTLVADAHKEGVEVYAKGFANDQNIPYNYSMDATAEIQQFVDNSDQFSVDGLLTDFPPTASEAIACFSHNKDAKPYKGSPLIISRNGASGNYPGCTDLAYQRAVDDGADIIDCSVQMSSDGVAFCLDSIDLNSGTNALVQFMTKSETIPELQPEAGVFSFQLTWEEIQSLKPQLQSPYGPKGDLYRNPAKKDAGKLVTLNEFLEFAKKKATTGILIDIENAPYLASKAGLDIVGTVISALKNASLDKQSTQQVMIKSNDTSVLSKFADEKTYKRVFSIKEQVGSAPKQSIDEIKKFADAVTVSKNSVIQSNSFFISGETGIIKELKAANLSVYIHYLKNEFLSLMFDYLSDPITEIATYAQGFHVDGIVTDFPGTASKYMKCACTDLNPQANIPYPILPIEPGSLLSLLPPEKVAPAAAPLPALEASSIVDPPLPPVAPKKETKPDSDSPSGDKPAHAPAPTGKSGALANAANWGVSLVAIMVLSLLSMGN encoded by the exons ATGTTAGAATCCTCCGGAA AATCAGGAGAAATGATGAGATGTTTGCTTCTCATTTCCCTGTTGATCCATTCAGCATTGGCCCAGGATGTAGGGCCGGAGGAGCCTCCTCCATTAGGCCAGAAAGGAGGGCCAGATGAGCCGCCTCAAGGGAAGAAATGGCTGACATTAAATG GTAGAGAGCCCCTGATTGTAGCTCGTGGAGGGCTATCGGGGCTCTTTCCAGAATCGAGCAATTATGCTAATAGTATGGCCAAGTCCCTGAGTTTGATAGGCACAGCTCTCTACTGCAATCTACAATTAACGAAAGATAGCGTGGGAATATGCCTGTCAAACATTCTGCTTGATAATACAACAACAATATCTACGGTACACCCTAATGGCGACAAAACTTACAACGTTAATGGGAAGGAAGTTCATGGGTGGTTCGCTTTAGATTTCACAGCAGATCAGCTGTCAAAGTTGACAT TGACTCAAAACATCTTTTCCAGACCAGATCAATTTGACGATGCTTTGCCTATATCGACGATTGAGGATGTTTTAAATAGCAAACCTGACCAGTTTTGGTTGCATGTGccg TACGATACATTTTATAACGAACACAAAATCAGTCCAGCGGCATTTGTACAAAGGCAAATGAAAGTTGCAGACATCAATTTCCTTTCATCTCCTGAGATTGGTTTCTTGAAAACTATCGGTGGAAAAGTGGACAAATTGAAGACCAAGCTCATCTTCGAGTTCCTAGGCCCCGATGAGATTGAACCCACAACTAAACAAAAGTACGGTGAATTGCTGAAGAATCTTGGAATGATCAAGTCACTAGCAGCTGGGATCCTTGTTCCAAAAGAATTCATATACCCTGTTACCCCAAATAATTATTTGGATGCTCCCACTACTCTGGTGGCAGATGCTCACAAAGAAGGGGTAGAAGTATATGCTAAAGGCTTTGCAAACGATCAAAATATCCCTTACAACTATAGTATGGATGCAACAGCAGAAATCCAACAGTTCGTAGATAATTCTGATCAATTTTCTGTTGATGGGTTGCTTACAGATTTCCCACCTACGGCATCAGAAGCCATTG CATGCTTTTCACATAACAAGGATGCCAAGCCTTACAAAG GAAGTCCATTGATCATAAGTAGAAATGGAGCGAGTGGGAACTATCCTGGTTGCACAGACCTTGCTTATCAGAGAGCAGTAGATGATGGCGCTGACATAATCGATTGCTCAGTCCAAATGTCAAGTGATGGAGTTGCCTTCTGCTTAGATTCCATAGACCTCAACTCAGGCACCAATGCATTGGTTCAATTTATGACCAAGAGTGAGACTATCCCTGAACTGCAACCTGAAGCTGGAGTCTTCTCGTTCCAGCTCACATGGGAGGAGATTCAGTCCTTGAAAC CCCAACTGCAAAGTCCCTACGGACCCAAGGGAGACTTGTATAGAAACCCAGCTAAAAAGGATGCAGGCAAACTGGTGACCCTTAATGAATTCCTAGAGTTCGCCAAGAAAAAGGCAACTACTGGAATTTTGATCGACATTGAG AATGCGCCATACCTAGCATCAAAGGCCGGTCTGGACATTGTTGGTACCGTAATCTCTGCCTTGAAAAATGCCTCACTCGACAAGCAATCGACTCAACAAGTCATGATCAAATCAAATGACACTTCAGTCCTGTCCAAATTCGCTGATGAGAAAACATACAAAAGAGTGTTCAGCATTAAGGAGCAAGTAGGTTCTGCACCAAAGCAATCGATTGACGAGATCAAGAAGTTTGCAGATGCAGTAACTGTCAGCAAAAATTCGGTTATTCAGTCCAACTCTTTCTTCATCTCGGGAGAAACTGGCATCATCAAGGAATTGAAGGCTGCAAATCTTTCAGTGTACATCCATTACCTGAAAAACGAATTCCTCAGTCTCATGTTTGATTATCTCTCAGACCCCATTACCGAAATAGCTACATATGCTCAAGGATTCCATGTTGATGGAATTGTGACTGATTTCCCAGGAACTGCTAGCAAATATATGA aatGTGCATGCACTGATCTTAACCCTCAGGCCAATATCCCATATCCAATTTTGCCGATTGAACCCGGTTCTCTCCTCAGCTTGCTACCCCCTGAGAAAGTGGCACCAGCAGCAGCTCCCCTACCAGCTCTCGAAGCTAGTAGCATAGTTGACCCACCACTTCCTCCAGTGGCACCCAAAAAGGAGACCAAGCCCGACTCAGACTCCCCGTCCGGTGACAAGCCTGCTCATGCTCCTGCACCGACCGGAAAATCAGGCGCATTGGCAAATGCAGCAAACTGGGGTGTTTCTTTGGTAGCAATAATGGTGCTTAGCTTATTGTCTATGGGAAATTAA